The Ochotona princeps isolate mOchPri1 chromosome 23, mOchPri1.hap1, whole genome shotgun sequence genome includes a window with the following:
- the ERCC8 gene encoding DNA excision repair protein ERCC-8 isoform X2, which translates to MGYKYITIGTRGPKVQLCDLKSGSCSHILQGHRQEILAVSWSPRYDYILATASADSRVKLWDVRRASGCLITLDQHNGEKSQAVESANTAHNGKVNGLCFTSDGLHLLTVGTDNRMRLWNSSNGENTLVNYGKVCNDSRKGLKFTVSCGCSSEFVFVPYGSTIAVYAIYSGEQITMLKGHYKNVDCCVFQSNFQELYSGSRDCNILAWVPSSWEPVPDDNETTTKTQLNPAFEDAWSSSDDEG; encoded by the exons TTGGTACAAGAGGACCAAAAGTACAACTTTGTGACTTAAAGTCAGGATCCTGTTCTCACATTCtacagg GTCACAGACAGGAAATACTGGCAGTTTCCTGGTCACCGCGTTATGACTATATCTTAGCAACAGCAAG TGCTGACAGCAGAGTAAAATTATGGGATGTAAGGAGAGCATCAGGATGTTTGATTACTCTTGATCAACATAACGGGGAAAAATCACAAGCTGTTGAATCAG CAAACACTGCTCATAATGGGAAAGTTAACGGCTTGTGTTTTACAAGCGATGGACTTCACCTCCTCACTGTTGGAACAGATAATCGAATGAGGCTGTGGAATAGTTCCAATGGAGAAAACACACTG GTGAACTATGGAAAAGTTTGTAATGACAGTAGAAAAGGATTGAAATTCACTGTCTCCTGTGGCTGCAGCTCAGAATTTGTTTTTGTACCATATGGTAGCACTATTGCTGTTTATGCGATTTACTCAGGAGAACAGATAACTATGCTTAAGGGACATTATAAAAACGTTGACTGCTGTGTATTTCAGTCTAATTTCCAG GAACTTTATAGTGGCAGCAGAGACTGCAATATCCTGGCTTGGGTGCCATCTTCATGGGAACCAGTTCCTGATGATAATGAG actaCAACCAAGACACAGTTAAATCCAGCATTTGAAGATGCATGGAGCAGCAGTGACGATGAGGGGTAG